The genomic stretch GATGAAACCTGAGACTCTAATTACATTGCAGGAGTACTGTGAGGGATGAAAtcattttcctcttctttattTTCACCTGCAAAAATTGATTTTTAGTTGTAATTGAACACAATACTAAATTACTAAATTGCCTATTTACACACCCATAAGATACAGAGCAACATTCGCATTTATTAGCATTTGGAGTCAAGTTTCTGTCCACCTGGCAAAGGTTGAATATCTACCCTTTCACACCATTTTCTGTGGGAAATATCTGGCTAATTGTTTCATTacgttcaccagctagttgtcacctttgtctgtctgctgtttggtgctagACAGGGAGTGTGCAGTTggtttttacagcttttttttgctgaaaacaacGCTATGGAAGAGGTGAGAGTGAactgaacacagacaaacaaaaaaaactgtgagatgcaaatgctgaaacactgaGGGGAACCATagaggtgataattctctgtgggctCATGGCTACAAGTGATACCTTCCACAGACAAGTAGGCATGTGATCcattgtttatataaaaatattgatttagcaGCTTAAAATCTCACTTGTAAAACTCAATCTGCTTCACTTACGGTTCTGAAACTGCTGCGCCGTATATCTGGTTAGGAGGATCCCAAAACCCTCAATGAGAGCGAGCAAAATTCCCCCCATCATGGCAGAGCCCATCATCGTTAATGGCCCACCTGGAGAAAGACACAAATTAATTTGATGTGGTCAGTGACACAGGAAGGTGGTATCAAGTTCATTGTGCTATACAGGCTTCCTCTTACTGCGCGCTGCTAGGATGGCCCCGGTCAGTGCACCACTTGTTATGGAGTTCCAAGGatcctctttccctctcagGCGAACCAAACCACAGTCGATTGTGGAGAAGAGCCCTCCCCACACAGCAAAGCTGCCTGCAAAACCACCAAAAACAAGCTAATGAGTGTTTGCATGTCTGGTTTAATGTATGATTTTAGTTTTAGgcaatgaaaatgtaatcatcAGTAATTCTGTGAAATAACTGGGCTCTAAATGCTTAAATTTAACAAAACCTTTTGCAGGTAAATCAGCTAATATTCACAACTGTTGATTGTATTTAACTTTTATATGtatcataaacattcaaattcCAAAAGCTACAATAAAAGAAACCGCTCACTGTTACAAAAATCAACCTCCTCACCTCCAATCTGTGGAGCTCTTATTCTGACAGCGTTGGCACTACCTCTCAGTCTGTGTCCGACACCCTGAAACAATAGAGCGCTGTTAAATTCTGCCTTTAAAACTCAGGGAGAGTGAaagcaaataataataatcattatcaTCATGTGGTGAACTCACTGCTGGGGCATTACGAAAGCCCTTGATCGACTGGAATACCCCTCCTCCAATTGCACCCATGGTGAAAGCACCTCCACAGTCATCCACTATCCTCCAGGGACTGCAGGAGTGCATTAAAagagagggaaataaaatgttaagatAGGACAGAGTATgcaatgtgaaaacaattgaCACAAATTGACATAATCAAGAAGAGTTGTCTGAATAATGGTGAAAAAATGGGTACCATAACAGAATTCACAATGTGCTACTGCAATGATTGTGGATTGtcagtagggctgcacaattatttaaatattatcACAATTTTGCCAAGTGCGATATCCAAAtcgcagaagctgcaatttgGATAAAGTACTGTAGTGCAGCAGAGATGGCCTGGCTGAGAAAATATTGTTTACATCTCACAAAAGTCACgccatcatgattttaatagttacATCACAATTATGCTAAAACAGCTGATCAATCGATTAGTCAATCAGCAGTACAGTAATCCAAAACTATTTGTAATAAGTGATTAATTGCTAAACTCATTTATCAAGCAAGAATATCAAataggtatttttttttt from Pagrus major chromosome 7, Pma_NU_1.0 encodes the following:
- the timm17b gene encoding mitochondrial import inner membrane translocase subunit Tim17-B gives rise to the protein MEEYAREPCPWRIVDDCGGAFTMGAIGGGVFQSIKGFRNAPAGVGHRLRGSANAVRIRAPQIGGSFAVWGGLFSTIDCGLVRLRGKEDPWNSITSGALTGAILAARSGPLTMMGSAMMGGILLALIEGFGILLTRYTAQQFQNPIPFVEDPSQLPPKDGGQQQQQEGKGQFQ